Genomic DNA from Coregonus clupeaformis isolate EN_2021a chromosome 26, ASM2061545v1, whole genome shotgun sequence:
caatgtgtggggacaccggttagtcgaggtaatatgtacatgtaggtagttattaaagtgactatgcgtagataataaacagagagtagcagcagcgtggggtggggggggcaatgcaaatagtctgggtagccatttgattagatgttctggagtcttatggcttgggcagaagctgtttagaagcctcttggacctagacttggtgctccggtaccgcttgccgtgcggtagcagagagaacagtctatgactagggtggctggagtctttgacaatttttagggccttcctctgacaccgcctggtacagaggtcctggatggcaggaagcttggccccagtaatgtactgggccgtatgcgctaccttgcggtcggagggcgagcagttgccataccaggcagtgatgcaaccagtcaggatgctctcgttggtgcagctgtagaaccttttgaggatctgaggacccatgccaaatcttttcagtctccttagggggaataggtttgtcgtgccctcttcacgactgtcttggtgtgcttggaccatgttagtttgttgatgtggacaccaaggaacttgaagcactcaacctgcttcaaagcacttcatggctacagatgtgagtgctacaggtcggtagtaatttaggcaggttaccttagtgttcttgggcacagggactatggtggtctgcttgaaacatgttggtattacaggctcagacagggagaggttgaaaatgtcagggaagacacttgccaattggtcaacgcatgctcggagtacacatcctggtaatccgtctggccctgcggccttgtgaatgttgacctgtttaaaggtcttactcacatcggctactgtaatatattaaatatatttgttGGAAGGCTTTTGTCTTGTTAGTTGTATGTTACCTTCTGTGTATGTAAACGGTTGTATTTTTTATGATCTTTAGATATTAGATAACAGATTTGCCTAGTACTGCATTTTACCACTAGGGATCAGTGCTGTCTTCTCTTTAAATGAGGACTGAGAAAAATTAGATTATAAGACCCTAGTTACGTCCAGGAATTAAAAATTCAATGGCAGAAATAAATTACAGCTAAAATAGAtgatcattaaaaaaaaaaaaatgacaataGGAATAGGTAATTTAAAAACAGGTGGACAAGATGTGTAGGTTTGTCACATTTTGATAtgggtgaaataaaataaatattcacTCTTACTGTAGTCTGTTTCTATTGCAAATGGCCAAGGAGTTATTATAATTTATTTAAGTAGTTATTAATTTATGGTTTAATAAATAAGTGTAAATTGTCTAATTTAGTTAACCTGCAGAAAATATTGTATTCCCAATGAGAGATGCTTGCCACTACTCTAATACCATCCCTCCTTTTGCTGGGGTGTCCACTGGTGACCTTGACTGAGCTCAGATAAGTCAATATTTTTCATCTAATATTGGAGAGAAATAACTGGTTACCACCATGCAAAATAATTAAAATGTTAAGATTTTATTAGCTTTTTAGAATGCTTGACAGATTCATGACAAGGACTACCTACTCCAAGCAACAAAATGCTTCACCCTGGCCTGTGTATTTTAAAATGTTTCAAATCATTAAGGTGGTATAACAATtccacatttattgaaaaactaTTATAATTCTCAAATAAAATTAGAATTCCCCCAGTATATTTATTGTTCTATTTTGGTGCTAAAAAACTATTTGACATGAAGATCGAGACCATTGACATTCAAATATTTTCTCAACATAAACAATAAATTAATAATGAATACTTTAAGTTTCCTTATAATGGCCCTTTATTTAGTTACATCCATAGCTACAATGTTATAGATGCCTATCGTGATTGTGGCTACAGCAGTTACAAAGTAAAATGTATTGAAATGTGACAATGTTGCAAAGCCTTTGTAAGGTGTATGATCGCCTTAAGAGAATTGGGCGGGCCTACGTTTTTTAACCAATGAATGCCCTTCTTCGTTTTAAATAGCTCTCTGTGTCAATCATTTTTTACCACAGTCAGCCTCCCCTCAATCGCCATATTGGGTACTGAAAAGGTTTGTCTGTTATTTCTTCTCTCTTACTACGAGAAGAAATtgacaggagtggcttcagttaCTGCACATTGTTTTGATTATCTGTGGAGACTACTTTAGCTCGCATTGCCATATTGGACGTTAACGTTTCTATCCAGACCTATGCATGGCATAAAAGTGTTGATCTGTCGTTTTACGCTTGTTTTGGATCGCGGTGAGAAAGGAGGAAATACGAATTTTTAAGTGTTTTATTTTGACGTTAATTGATTCTCCGAAAATGTCAGATGTTCGACTTTCAAATGGGAGCCCGACGTTGGAAAGGACGGATGCTCGGTTGTCGGATCACCCCAAACCGTCAGCCTGCAGAAACCTTTTCGGCTCGCCGGATCGCGAAGAGTTAAGGCGGGATTTAAAGGGACATTTGCAAGAGATGGAAGAGGCGGCCTCAGCGAAATGGAACTTCGATTTTCCAAGTCACACACCTCTATCGAACGGGAGATTAAAATGGGAATTAATGGATTGTAAAGACATTCCAAATTTCTACACCAGAACGCAACCATCCGTGAAAGACGTTTGCCCCTCTGGGAATAACAATGTGGATCTAAATGGGAATAATAATTGTCTGGTGGTGACTCCTCCGCAGCCCTCTGAAAACACCGAGAGGTCAGAGAGCCAAATGGAGAGCAAAGAGCAGTGCACCGGGCAGAGAAAAAGACCAGCCTGCCATGAATGTAGGCCTACGCCTTTATGAATGATGATGAAAATTATAGATAATCATCAGTCAGGCTACTTTTGTCTTTCTGCCTACTGTTTACCGTGCTGGCCTATTCAGCTATGTAATTTGTATCAGCCAGGCTCGACATAACATTGTAGGAGACTGTAGGCTTAGTTACCAGATAGATGGGCCCACTTATCAGTTATTCTAAAGAAAAGAGTTACAACAATTATTCTAATAGTTTTCAGCAATGTTTTTAAGTTGGCAATACCAGTAGCCTATGACTACCTACTAGTCAAGTTGTAAAGATAGGACCTGATAGGCAAATCACTATAGATAGGGAAATGTAATGGCCTAAATTGCCTTACTCATATTTTCGAGGATAACATTTTGACCTAAATTCTGAAAAAAATTGTCTTTCTCTTCCAGACCCCTCATCCCAAAATAAAAGGTCACACAGTAGTTCGAATGAAGTTACTCCATGCCCTGGCTTGACACATTCTGTAGAACGCACACCCAGGAAAGCCAGTCCCAGGACTCAAACGTGAAGATGACGAAGGTGAACTAGTTATCTGATACTTTTGTCTGGCTTTAGTGAGATATGCTATACTGTTGTGGACTTATTTTCCCAACTAACCCAATATATTTTCCAAATGTTTTTTGATTTAATTGCCTACATAAAGCTGGGTGTGTAAGCTGTTGGGTTTGGTAAAGCTAGACACATCACTTTGGTATTCCTGTAAGCATTTCAGACGTGCTGTCTAATATGTTGAGCAGTTGTGAATTTCCCACCTTGTAACCTATGCGCAATTGCCAACTAAGTAGCTATTTGTTTTAATGAAGCTCGAAATGTATGCTTAACTATATCGTTGTGACGTTCAGTGCGGTCCAGTAAAGGGTTAAAGTCCAAGAGGCTACACAAAATATAGGCAACATTTACTACAACTGCCACGGTGAGGTTAAGTTTCCGACGAAACTGTAAACAAGTCCTCAGAACAACACTATAGTAACACGTCAGCAACCACTGCCCTCATGAGAGGGAGAAGGGGCAGGTCTCCTCAGCAGTGCACTATGCATGCTAGTCCCCTCTCAAAACATCTGTCCGTTCTATTGAATGAAAGCGCAGTATGAACGTTTTTTAATAGGCCTAAATGTTTACTCTAACTTgcaatgaagtgtgtgtgtgtgtagagatggaGAAAATGAATTATAATTTGGAAAATGAAAGTATTCTGGTGACAGTCTTGCTGCTTTGAATGAGTCAGTAGGGTGTCTGACCTCAGTAGATTACTATCATTATTATTAGCAATGTTTTGTCATGTTAGAACTACTACATGTTGCCACATCTATGTTTCTCTGTGAAAAGAAGTGTCCAGGAACGGTTTTGATGCATTTGTATGTGATAATGTTTACTGGTGTAAATTAGCATTGATCTCACAACTTTGTTTTAATTTCTCTCTGCAGAGCTGAAGATGTATTTCCCTTTTTGTCATGGAACCCTCAGTGTTTGGTGATTTTGAAGAGGAACTACAAAGAAAACGAAACATATCAATTCTCCCTAAGGATGGGGATGCTGTGCAAGCACTGAAATATAAACACTAAAGTTCTGGCACTCATAAAGTTACTGCCTCTAAAAGCAGTCGATGTAGCAGTGTGCAATTAGGTTTTATTTCCTTTTTTGCGCCGTTTTTTTACTACCTGTGTATTTATTTTCATATGTAGCACATAAAACATAATATGATTGGGGGGGAAAAAACTTTGTAAAAGGTGtgaatttgatttgacttgaagAATTGCAATGTAGTTTTGTTTCCAAAATGCTGTTTATAAATCCTGctccatttaaaaaatgtttggaTTAAATAATTGTTCCTCATCAATGTATCTTCATAGGTCATCTGTATGTAGGGAGAGATTGATGGTACATAATGTGTATCCTTGTTGTTTTTTAAGGTCATTTAAGTGTCACACAACATGGGTTCTCAGCCACCCCATGAAAACAATGCCTCAAATAATGATACATTTCTGTTATGACAAAATGTAATACGTGAAGTCAGCCAatatttattgtattttgttgAGAAAATCTGTAGGCCTATATTGGTATCTTAAATTCTGGAATATTTGTCTTCCTCTtcaccatttaaaaaaaagttcacCTAATTTATTTTTCTGAAGTTGTATGGGATACTCATTTGCTGAAGGATAAAGTCTCTGTTAACTGTACTGGTAGTATTAATCAACTTCATCCTCTCCCTGACATGCTCAAGTGTCTGTTAGTTTAACGgttatttttttcttttctttttttactaTTAGGCCTTTTTATATGTTTGAAATGTCCTACAATACCAAATACATGGTTGCTTCAATATGTCTGTGTCAACGCTTTCACTTACCATCAGGTTGCCTTGACATTGCACTCCTGTTTGATACAGAAAGATAATTGAATTTGTTAATCTCCCCCCTTCTACTCCCAGACATTGTTAGAGTGCTGATCATGCAAATGTAGCTTCTAAAATAACTTTAATTTCACCCAGTTACAATCAGCCTTTGTTCAGAGGCTAAGAATTGTCTCAAAGTAGTCACTCTGCCCGTGTAAATCTTTTAAGTGTACATAACTTTGTAAAAACACTGAGAAATTATACTAACTTATTTATGTCAAGCTTTTTTTATGTAGAATAAAATGGGGTTTTGATTAAGGTTATCCAAAGTTgcatttacatatttttttttgtaaaagcATATTTTTGGTAGTTTTTATTTTATCAAAAAAGGTTGCAACCTGAGCCTGATTTTAAAATATTTGATGTGCATTGTTTGATGTGTGGTTAAGATGTGTTGCAATCAATTAAACAGAAGTTACATCTTTATCTGATTTGTTGGTCATGTTTGCACTGTTGATAGGAAGCTCTCCAGCCTACACAcagtcactctctctttctctctctcagcaagTATACAGCATAAATATTTTATTGAATGTCGATTATGCTAATATATCATCCATATCCCTCCTTCATAACTTGATGTTTAATTCTATATATTGCACAGAGAAACTGCATGTGCTCTCTTGGGAAAAAGGAATTGCATATGAGGTATGATGTTTCTAAAAAGCCCACTCGTGAATCACAATTAAAAATACCTCTCAGGACTCCAGGCAAAACTACGTTAAATTTCAGTTTAATAGATTGCTGTGATTGTGTCATACCTCGGTTCTCTCCATACACACTGCTTTTAGTATGAGATTTTAAACATTATCATCCTGGAATAAAGTCCTAGGCACGCAGAGATTTAACTCGTTAAAAACACTTGTTCTTTTTGTGATTCTAGTGCTTTTCACAGCAGTTAGGAGTAGATACAGTATTTCAGTAATTTATGTCATTTTTATCAATTGGTGTATTCTCTTCCGCTCAAGGACAAACTGGAACTAACCCGTGCGCATTCGGTACAATTAGGCACATTACGCATGCATGTTTCAAGCATGAAGTAGCACGTAATAGGATCCGGTAAATCCAAACGATGTTATTGCTTCTACGGTTGCAAAATCAGGCTATTTCAAGATAGTTTAGCTTGTGTTAAAAATCCACTAAAGCACGGCTGACCAGATATGCCGCTGTATGCGCAGTGACACTCCCAATATGATGAAATCGTAATGTATTTTGAAAAATGCCTGGTGATTGACGTTTGGGTCCTCCAATCCGGTTATGGCTAAGGAAAGCACACCACTGTTGCAGCCAGTTACATTTGTCTTATGGAAAGTTTGAACTGCAAAGTTTCTAGGGGTGAAAAAAACACTCACCACAGGTCCACAGTTGAAATGATATAAGGTTAGTCTTAATGCATGATTTCTGTTGTTATATTTCGTCACAGAGAATGCACTAGTGTAGCCTATATCCAACAAATACTGTAATTGCATTAATACAGATGTTTTAACTGTAGTTTGAGTTTGAATTAGTTGTAGAAAAAAGGATGTAGAAATATATCCCTGATACTGTAATGAGTATTGTTAATAAAACAACTctatatgatatacagtatgtcattTTATTGATTTCTTTATAGATTAAAGCTATACAAACAATATTTTGACATAGATTGTTCATTTGCCTTATTTTTTTTTAGAGTATTTGCTAATGAGTTGAAACTAAAAAGAGTTTACTCTCATGTTTTTATAATTAAGGCACAATAGCGTATATTTATTCAAATTTGTACACCAGAATTATATTTCGTCACACGTTTTACTGGGCTAGCTCATTTGGAGAGTTGTTTGCAACAATTTATAGGCCTACTATTCTGTACAACTATAAGCTTCAGATTTTCAACCAATATATTTGCCTACACTAATAGTGGTCAGCTACATTAAGGAATTCTATAGCagtaatatttttttatatttttttggtaaTCAATTACATTGTAAAGATTAGCATGAAAGCAGAGCCATAAAAACATGTTCACTGCTGAATTACATTTTTAGTCTTTCTCTGACTAATTATCTATTGCATAATTTTTCATGCATTTGTCAAGATGCACACTTTCACTACCTAATTCCATCAGATCAATCCCAAGGCAATTTATAATCTTGATTTTGTGAAGGGGTCAATTCAATCCATTAGTCTGAAATTACTCAGGCCTAGTCTTGcgtgtaagcacacacacacacacgcacgcacgcacgcacgcacacaaacacaccaaagATCCACTACAATTCTAAAATTATGTATTTTTAAAGAGGATATTTTGTGTCGAGTTGGTAAAgggctccctcctctcctcaccccactacagcctgacagcaccatgaaggcccccctcctctcctcaccccactACAGCCTGTCAGCACCATGaaggcctccctcctctcctcaccccactacagcctgacagcaccatgaaggcccccctcctctcctcaccccactacagcctgacagcaccatgaaggcccccctcctctcctcacaccactacagcctgacagcaccatgaaggcccccctcctctcctcacccccactacagcctgacagcaccatgaaggccccctcctctcctcaccccactacagcctgacagcaccatgaaggcccccctcctctccctcacccccactacagcctgacagcaccatgaaggcctccctcctctcctcaccccactacagcctgacagcaccatgaaggccccctcctctcctcaccccactacagcctgacagcaccatgaaggcctccctcctctcctcaccccactACAGCCTGAGCACCATGaaggcctccctcctctcctcaccccactacagcctgacagcaccatgaaggcccccctcctctcctcaccccactACAGCCTGACTGCACCATGaaggcctccctcctctcctcaccccactacagcctgacagcaccatgaaggcccccctcctctcctcaccccactACAGCCTGTCAGCACCATGaaggcctccctcctctcctcaccccactacagcctgacagcaccatgaaggcccccctcctctcctcaccccactacagcctgacagcaccatgaaggcctccctcctctcctcacaccactacagcctgacagcaccatgaaggcctccctcctctcctcaccccactacagcctgacagcaccatgaaggcctccctccactcctcacccCCACTACAGCCTGACAGCACCATGaaggcccccctcctctcctcaccccactacagcctgacagcaccatgaaggcctccctcctctcctcaccccactACAGCCTGACAGCACCATGAAGGCCCCCCTCCGCTCCTCACCCCACTACAGCCTGACAGCACCATGaaggcctccctcctctcctcaccccactACAGCTTGACAGCATCATGaaggcctccctcctctcctcaccccactacagcctgacagcaccatgaaggcctccctcctctcctcacaccactacagcctgacagcaccatgaaggcctccctcctctcctcaccccactacagcctgacagcaccatgaaggcccccctcctctcctcaccccactacagcctgacagcaccatgaaggccccctcctctccctcaccccactacagcctgacagcaccatgaaggcccccctcctctcctcaccccactacagcctgacagcaccatgaaggcccccctcctctcctcaccccactACAGCCTGAGCACCATGaaggcctccctcctctcctcaccccactacagcctgacagcaccatgaaggcccccctcctctcctcaccccactacagcctgacagcaccatgaaggcccccctcctctcctcaccccactACAGCCTGACAGCACCATGAAGCAGGATGCAACAGGAAGACACCTGCAGCAGCAGCTCTTAGGGGGCTCCTGATTCATTCTGAAGTGTGCAGGTGGGTAACCTTAGCTCTGCTGTTTACCCCCCACTCAGAGCTGGGCCCATTGTCCCTGTGTGTTTGGCTTTGTGCAGATGGCTATTGTGAGGGGCGGGCGCTCGGCACTGTTGTGTCTGGGGCTCCCACTCAGACAAAGGGCCTGCCGGCCAAAAGACTGGAGTGGATGAAGGGGGAGAAGGAAGTGCTGTCTGCAGTTTGAGAATACCACACTGAGAGTACCACTGGGGGTTGGATGTGGTTTGTGTCATTAAGTCATATTGGCATGGATATTGGTCAAGCTCAATGTGGGGTTATAGGTGCCAAACATTTAGTACAATAATTGGTTGGTTCATTTAAAACAGGAGCCCCTGTGTTTTTTATAACGCTCACCAGGAATAAATTGTATAATTGGAATTGTATAATTTCTGTATAATTAATTTATATCCAACTAAATGGTAAGTTTGACCATGCAGATGATCCTGGCTATTCTCCAGAGGCCCAACCAATGGCTGGACTGGAAATGTTCAACAAGTAGCTTACACtgttattacattgttattatCTGTGGTTTGACAAACAAGGTCTCAGGTTTAGACAAAGACAGTCATCCAATGAGCCATACCTGATGGGTCCAAATATATTGTATCTGAACTGCTGTCAACTGGCTGCCACCTTTCATATACCCAGAGCTATTATCACTATGGAGGCCAAATAATATAGTCAATTTGTAAGTCCTAACTTTCAACTTTGCTATCTACCTGAAATGTTTTAAATTCACACACAAAACAACATGTTTCTTTTACTTTATTTGTATTCACTTTGACCACCACAAAGACCACTATGAAGTTGGGGAAATACCAGACATCCAGTGTATCAGAAATGGAGAACATTTATTTGTCTCAGTGTTATATGTACCAAGCCAGACAGACTGACTCACACTTCCTAGCTATATCAACAGCAACAGGTTATCTTTTCCTGTTAACCACCCCAGCACTTAATATAAAACCACTAGTTCCTCCCCATGTTTCCTGAACTGGCCACAACCAACGTCATAACCCAATCCGCTGGCACAATTTCCTACGAGGGAAGAGTGCCCACAAACAAACACGTGCCTGTGTTCCCTTTTCTCTGAAACACAGAGCACAATGATGACCAATGAGTTGTTGGATATgagtgattagagagagagagagagagagagagagagagagaggcaggcaggcagacagacagggatgtATGCTGTgtagagatgagagatga
This window encodes:
- the LOC121540605 gene encoding cyclin-dependent kinase inhibitor 1B, giving the protein MSDVRLSNGSPTLERTDARLSDHPKPSACRNLFGSPDREELRRDLKGHLQEMEEAASAKWNFDFPSHTPLSNGRLKWELMDCKDIPNFYTRTQPSVKDVCPSGNNNVDLNGNNNCLVVTPPQPSENTERSESQMESKEQCTGQRKRPACHEYPSSQNKRSHSSSNEVTPCPGLTHSVERTPRKASPRTQT